The Carassius gibelio isolate Cgi1373 ecotype wild population from Czech Republic chromosome B14, carGib1.2-hapl.c, whole genome shotgun sequence genome has a segment encoding these proteins:
- the LOC127971065 gene encoding leucine-rich repeat transmembrane neuronal protein 2-like — MPEFGSTGGAQHFFISQELDSFCINPKGFFPFGFLFHLAAPKVCGKRQLNAASDVHKRMGFHSRWPLVGQAPVALCVISMLLCLPVSCTTCPQKCRCEDLQFYCDTQGLLAPPDGVDKGALGLSLRHNSISELSSDQFFGFTQLTWLHLDHNQITTVHEDAFQGLYKLKDLNLSSNRITKLPNTTFIHLINLQILDLSFNQMTALEPELFHGLRKLQILHLRSNSLRTTPVRAFWDCRSLEYLGLSNNRLRSLARNGFAGLIKLRELHLEHNHLTKINLAHFPRLVALQFLYLQWNKINNLTCTMEWKWTTLEKLDLTGNEIRVLTPDVFETLPNLKILLLDNNKLTSLDTQTMDMWKSLNAIGLSSNLWECTKRICNMATWLSTFKGRWEHSILCHSPEYAQGEEILDAVYGFQLCQNFSAPVVLTSTSTDAMLPEITSSLFGNMQTPTQDFYAEDFGSFTIVTTTTTTTQPPRTALATTMTVEGADVTEDYSEMDNTVLTQRVIIGTMALLFSFFLIILVVYISRKCCPPTLRRIRHCSAIQNRRQMRTQQRQPMADLATQVPYNEYDPSHEEGALVIINGYGQCKCQQLPYKECEV; from the exons ATGCCTGAATTTGGTTCAACTGGGGGGGCTCAGCACTTCTTTATTTCTCAAGAGCTTGATTCCTTTTGTATTAACCCAAAAGGTTTTTTTCCCTTTGGATTTCTCTTCCATCTGGCTGCTCCAAAAGTCTGCGGAAAAAGACAGTTGAATGCAGCCTCCGATGTACACAAAAGAATGG GTTTCCATTCAAGGTGGCCATTGGTGGGACAAGCACCAGTGGCACTTTGTGTGATCAGCATGCTACTGTGCCTCCCTGTGTCATGCACAACCTGCCCTCAGAAATGCCGATGTGAAGACTTGCAGTTTTACTGTGACACGCAGGGGCTCCTGGCGCCCCCAGACGGTGTGGATAAAGGGGCCCTTGGACTTTCGCTCAGACACAACAGCATCAGTGAGCTCAGTTCAGACCAGTTCTTTGGCTTCACCCAGCTCACATGGCTTCACCTGGACCACAACCAAATAACCACCGTGCATGAGGATGCCTTCCAGGGGCTGTACAAGCTCAAGGACCTTAACCTGAGCTCAAACCGCATCACCAAGCTGCCAAACACAACCTTCATCCACCTCATCAACCTGCAGATCTTGGATCTCTCTTTCAACCAGATGACAGCGCTGGAGCCTGAGCTCTTTCATGGGCTCCGGAAGCTCCAGATTCTACACCTACGGTCAAACTCGCTGCGCACGACACCCGTACGGGCCTTCTGGGACTGCCGGAGCCTGGAGTACCTTGGCCTGAGCAACAACCGGCTCCGTAGCTTGGCCCGGAATGGCTTTGCCGGGTTAATTAAGCTGCGAGAGCTCCATTTGGAACACAATCACTTGACCAAGATTAACTTGGCGCACTTCCCTCGTCTGGTTGCCCTCCAGTTCCTTTATCTTCAGTGGAACAAGATCAACAATTTAACATGCACCATGGAATGGAAATGGACAACTCTGGAGAAACTGGATCTCACTGGGAATGAGATACGTGTACTTACCCCCGACGTGTTTGAGACTTTGCCCAACCTCAAGATCCTGCTGCTGGATAACAACAAACTGACCAGCCTCGACACCCAAACCATGGATATGTGGAAGTCCCTAAATGCGATTGGGCTGTCAAGCAATCTATGGGAATGTACCAAACGGATCTGCAATATGGCCACTTGGCTGAGCACCTTTAAAGGTCGATGGGAGCATTCTATCCTCTGCCACAGTCCTGAGTACGCACAGGGTGAGGAAATACTGGATGCCGTTTACGGATTCCAACTTTGCCAAAATTTCTCGGCCCCGGTTGTACTGACCAGTACCAGCACGGATGCCATGCTCCCCGAGATCACAAGCTCCCTGTTCGGAAATATGCAGACCCCTACACAAGACTTCTATGCAGAGGATTTTGGGAGCTTTACGATTGTCACCACTACCACCACCACTACCCAACCCCCACGCACTGCCCTTGCTACTACTATGACAGTGGAGGGGGCAGACGTTACAGAGGACTACTCCGAGATGGACAACACAGTGCTGACCCAGAGGGTCATCATTGGCACCATGGCTCTGTTGTTTTCCTTCTTTCTCATCATTTTAGTAGTGTACATATCACGAAAATGCTGCCCTCCCACTCTGAGGCGGATCCGCCATTGTTCAGCCATTCAGAACCGGCGACAGATGAGGACCCAGCAGAGGCAGCCAATGGCGGACCTGGCTACACAGGTGCCCTATAACGAGTATGATCCCAGTCACGAGGAGGGTGCACTAGTGATCATCAATGGCTATGGGCAATGCAAATGTCAGCAACTGCCTTACAAAGAGTGTGAAGTATAA